In one Chryseobacterium camelliae genomic region, the following are encoded:
- a CDS encoding class I SAM-dependent DNA methyltransferase yields the protein MIKNSIRNYYDSLAKDYDKNRFENSYGKYIDQQERLFLDSFIKNRGFSKILDLGCGTGRLLDFATHGTDFSPEMIKIARTKYPEKTIAVGEISDIPFHVEFDCIFCFHVIMHQNKEKTQSFLNECYKKLQSNGILIFDFPTKTRRKVVSEQEAWHAANTFTEKEIVEETKKQWKLVKTAGILFFPIHRFPKNIRRLFLPLDRVICNTFLKKWASYNIMVLEKI from the coding sequence ATGATTAAAAACAGCATTCGTAATTACTATGATTCACTTGCTAAAGATTATGACAAAAATAGGTTTGAAAACTCATATGGTAAGTATATTGACCAACAGGAAAGATTATTTTTAGATTCGTTTATAAAGAATAGAGGATTTTCAAAAATCTTGGATTTAGGCTGCGGAACGGGAAGATTACTAGATTTCGCAACCCATGGAACAGATTTCAGTCCGGAAATGATAAAAATTGCCCGAACAAAATATCCTGAAAAAACAATAGCGGTAGGCGAAATTTCCGATATTCCGTTTCATGTAGAATTCGACTGCATTTTTTGTTTCCATGTCATTATGCACCAAAACAAAGAAAAAACACAATCTTTTTTGAATGAATGTTATAAAAAATTACAATCCAACGGAATTCTGATTTTCGACTTTCCAACGAAAACAAGAAGGAAAGTAGTTTCAGAGCAGGAAGCATGGCATGCTGCCAATACTTTCACGGAAAAAGAAATTGTAGAGGAAACAAAAAAACAATGGAAACTTGTAAAAACAGCAGGAATTTTATTTTTCCCCATTCACAGATTTCCTAAAAATATCAGACGTTTATTTTTACCTTTAGACAGGGTGATCTGCAATACTTTTTTAAAAAAATGGGCTTCCTATAATATTATGGTTTTAGAAAAGATATGA
- a CDS encoding VanW family protein, with product MKQQLRKWLPHHWKMQLKLLQRYFDEKKTQYSYPKNYSPEKIGEHKTEIRQIIKKGEFHQNKVHNLKIVGSKINNLVIKPNEVFSFWKLIGKPNKNNGFREGRNLIKNNISSDLGGGICQFSSIIYFLALQSGLKILERHPHSIDIYKDHERFTPLGSDSTVVYGYKDLQIQNTFEFPIQFECDVNESELRFYIISPHELQLKTIHFEYSENSKGVWVKTFSNGKKLLENFYIRL from the coding sequence ATGAAACAACAATTAAGAAAATGGCTGCCTCATCATTGGAAAATGCAGCTAAAACTGTTGCAGAGGTATTTTGATGAAAAAAAAACACAATATTCCTACCCGAAAAACTACAGCCCGGAGAAAATTGGAGAACACAAAACCGAGATTCGTCAAATTATTAAAAAAGGAGAATTCCATCAGAATAAAGTTCATAATTTAAAGATTGTAGGAAGTAAAATAAATAATCTGGTCATAAAACCCAACGAAGTTTTTTCTTTCTGGAAATTAATCGGAAAACCAAACAAGAATAATGGTTTTAGAGAAGGGCGAAATTTAATTAAAAACAATATCTCGAGTGATTTGGGCGGCGGAATTTGCCAGTTTTCATCCATCATCTATTTTTTGGCACTGCAATCCGGGTTAAAAATTCTGGAAAGACATCCCCATTCTATCGACATTTACAAAGATCATGAACGTTTTACCCCTTTAGGTTCCGACAGTACGGTTGTGTACGGTTATAAAGATTTACAGATTCAAAACACTTTTGAATTTCCGATACAATTTGAGTGTGATGTAAACGAAAGCGAGCTCCGTTTTTACATTATTTCTCCTCATGAATTGCAATTGAAAACCATTCATTTTGAATATTCTGAAAATAGTAAGGGAGTATGGGTTAAAACTTTTTCTAATGGCAAAAAATTGCTTGAAAATTTCTATATTCGTTTATGA
- a CDS encoding ACP phosphodiesterase — MNYLAHSFLSFSDGQIVGQFLEDFIRNKERFSFPKEIQDGITMHRAIDTFTDSHPAIHEAKKAFSPLVRLYAGAFVDVSMDYFLANDLSLHSEKGWKNHSLKVYRVLNENSEFLSEDFKRMLVKMEHDDWLYNYREDWGIKFSIQNVLNKAKYLEKDIPVFQAFLDNKDQLQKCYNDFFPDLLAHAKAENALLQMER; from the coding sequence ATGAACTATCTTGCCCATTCTTTTCTCTCTTTTTCAGACGGACAGATTGTCGGTCAGTTTCTGGAAGATTTCATCAGAAACAAAGAGCGTTTTTCTTTCCCAAAAGAAATTCAGGATGGGATTACCATGCACAGAGCTATCGATACCTTTACCGATTCACATCCTGCCATTCATGAAGCAAAAAAAGCATTCAGTCCGTTGGTAAGATTATATGCAGGTGCTTTTGTAGATGTTTCTATGGATTATTTTTTAGCCAACGATTTGAGTTTACATTCAGAAAAAGGGTGGAAAAATCATTCCCTGAAAGTTTACAGAGTATTGAATGAAAACAGTGAATTTTTATCCGAAGATTTCAAAAGAATGCTTGTAAAAATGGAACACGACGATTGGTTGTACAATTATCGTGAAGACTGGGGCATCAAATTCAGCATTCAAAATGTATTGAATAAAGCAAAATATTTAGAAAAAGACATCCCTGTTTTCCAGGCGTTTCTTGATAATAAAGACCAGCTTCAAAAGTGCTATAACGACTTTTTTCCTGATCTTCTGGCTCATGCAAAAGCAGAAAATGCGCTTCTGCAAATGGAAAGATAG
- a CDS encoding DUF6702 family protein: protein MKKLLLFLCCIFFLFSFKEDKHPYHVGSVEINYNSKSKTFEVTGRFFLDDLENALNTKYGKSLHFNDPKFKTQLNETLKNYSTEYFKLKNDNKFLKINYVGYEEDNESVNLYLESEAVVAPKKVEAAVSFLYNLFDDQINIVHIIVNGNRKSEKLTFPNRYLYQQF from the coding sequence ATGAAAAAGCTTTTGTTGTTTTTGTGCTGCATCTTTTTTCTTTTTTCTTTTAAAGAAGATAAGCATCCTTATCATGTAGGTTCGGTGGAAATTAATTACAATTCCAAATCAAAAACTTTTGAAGTTACCGGAAGGTTCTTTTTGGATGATCTTGAAAACGCATTAAATACTAAATATGGTAAATCACTCCATTTTAACGATCCGAAATTTAAAACCCAGCTTAACGAGACCTTAAAGAATTACAGCACCGAATATTTTAAGCTGAAAAACGACAATAAATTTTTGAAAATAAATTATGTAGGCTACGAAGAGGATAATGAATCGGTCAATCTTTACCTGGAATCTGAGGCAGTTGTTGCTCCCAAAAAGGTGGAAGCAGCGGTGAGCTTCCTGTATAATTTATTTGACGATCAGATCAATATTGTTCATATTATCGTGAACGGAAACCGGAAAAGCGAAAAACTGACTTTCCCGAACCGGTATTTGTATCAGCAGTTTTAA
- a CDS encoding HupE/UreJ family protein has product MQDFLFYLNLGWEHIISLDALDHQLFVLALIAVYSYSDWKKILVLVTAFTIGHSITLALSILDIVRVPSDWVEFLIPLTIVLTALGNIAMKNKKQSQTKLNYYLALFFGLIHGMGFANTARVMIAKSQSIALPLLGFNVGLEVGQIVIVLGILILLFILLNLFKINKKDWILFVSSGVFALSLKMTLERIPF; this is encoded by the coding sequence ATGCAGGATTTTCTATTTTATTTAAACCTCGGCTGGGAACATATCATTTCATTAGATGCTTTAGATCACCAGCTTTTTGTTTTGGCACTTATCGCCGTTTACTCATACAGTGACTGGAAAAAGATTCTGGTTTTGGTGACTGCGTTTACGATCGGGCACTCCATTACTTTAGCTTTAAGTATTTTAGATATTGTGAGAGTTCCTTCCGATTGGGTTGAGTTTTTGATCCCATTAACGATTGTCTTAACCGCTTTGGGAAATATCGCAATGAAAAATAAAAAACAGTCTCAAACTAAGCTCAATTATTATTTAGCTTTATTTTTCGGGCTTATTCACGGAATGGGATTTGCCAATACTGCACGAGTAATGATTGCTAAAAGTCAAAGCATCGCATTACCGCTTTTAGGTTTTAATGTAGGGCTCGAAGTGGGTCAGATTGTCATTGTTCTAGGGATTCTTATACTGCTTTTTATTCTTCTGAATCTCTTTAAAATCAATAAAAAAGACTGGATTCTGTTTGTTTCCTCAGGGGTTTTTGCATTATCACTAAAAATGACTTTGGAAAGAATTCCTTTTTAG